Part of the Synechococcales cyanobacterium T60_A2020_003 genome is shown below.
TCCTGGCATTTTACGCCGCAGAGCGGCGGGGAATCGACCCGCAGGGATTGAAACGGTTCCTGCGCGATCGCCCAGTTTTTGGAGCGGTATTGGTGGGTAGAGACTGTGGCTGATCCTAAATTTTGAGGTTTGAGTTTATGATCCGTCGGTGCTGTCGGAGGTCGATGCGCTCGACTCGTGGGGCAACATGGGAAATACCTTGCGGACGAGGGCTTTGACCCCGGAATCGGTTTCTTCAACATTTTTCTGGGCTTCGGCGAGGGCGACTTCCCAGGCGGGGGCGAAGCCTGGAGAGGATACGACTAAACTCCGCAATGCTCGATCCCAGATGTGGAGGGTTTTTAGTTCTGCCCGTCCGGGTTTATTGGAGAGGGTGGCAACGGTCACGCGCAGGTTTTCGTTCTGTTTCCGCAGGGTTTCTACCTCTTTGCGCAGTTCCTCATAGCCTTTAGAGTTGATGCTCATTTGGGTATTTAGATATCCCTTGAGGGTTTCAATCTCTTTGCGTAAGGACGATTGGGTGCGACGTTTGCCCAACCAGACGAGGACAGTCACAATTAACCCAATTCCTAACCCAACGCCGAATACGCTGATTTCCGTTTGCAGTGCGTCCATTGCTATCATTATCCCTATCTCAAGTGAGCATTTGTTAAATCGTTCTGTGTTTGTGGGGGGGCGATCGCCCTTAACTGCCTGGATCTTAGCTTCAGTTGGGGATCTTTTGGTGAATGAGAATGGGAAAAGGGGCGATCGCTCTTTTGGGATGCGAAAGTGCCCGTCAACGGCTATCGTGAATGAAGAAACGTTACGCTACTACCCCAATTTTCGAGCTATGAGTATTCGCCGCGTTGCTGATGTGCTGAAGAATGGTCAACCGGATGAAGCGGTGACCGTTCAAGGATGGGTTCGCACCAAGCGAGAGCAAAAGGGATTCTCCTTTGTGGAGTTGAATGATGGCTCGTCGATGGCGGGACTACAGGTGGTGATCGATGAATCCCTACCGGACTACGAAGCGACCCTGGCGCGGATGAGTACCGGAGCGGCGATCGCCGTTGATGGCGTGGTGGCGGAATCTCCTGCGAAGGGACAGCGCATTGAGCTAAAAGCCAGCAATGTCACCATTCACGGGGAATCCGATTCGGAAACCTATCCCCTTCAGAAAAAGCGGCATTCGTTTGAATTTCTCCGCACTATTGGACATTTGCGATCGCGCACCAATACCCTCGGCGCAGTATTCCGGGTTCGCAATGCCTGCGCTAATGCGGTTCACCAGTTTTTTCAAGAGCGGGGTTTCCTGTGGGTACACACGCCGATCATCACCGCGAGTGACTGTGAGGGAGCGGGTGAACTGTTTACGGTCACGGGGCTAGATCTGAAGAATGTGCCCCTGAAGAAGGACGGAACGGTGGACTTTGAGCAAGATTTCTTTGGACGGCAGGCCTACCTGACGGTGAGTGGTCAGCTCGAGGCGGAAATCATGGCGATGGCGTTTACCAACGTCTACACCTTTGGCCCCACGTTCCGGGCTGAAAATTCCAACACGTCGCGCCACTTGGCGGAGTTCTGGATGATTGAGCC
Proteins encoded:
- the asnS gene encoding asparagine--tRNA ligase → MSIRRVADVLKNGQPDEAVTVQGWVRTKREQKGFSFVELNDGSSMAGLQVVIDESLPDYEATLARMSTGAAIAVDGVVAESPAKGQRIELKASNVTIHGESDSETYPLQKKRHSFEFLRTIGHLRSRTNTLGAVFRVRNACANAVHQFFQERGFLWVHTPIITASDCEGAGELFTVTGLDLKNVPLKKDGTVDFEQDFFGRQAYLTVSGQLEAEIMAMAFTNVYTFGPTFRAENSNTSRHLAEFWMIEPEMAFCDLNGNMDLAEEFLKYVFAKVLDQCAEDMEFFNQRINDTVLSNAEHILNNQFERITYSEAIKLLEKSDRTFEFPVSWGLDMQSEHERYLAEELFKKPVIVTDYPVEIKAFYMRMNDDGKTVRAMDVLAPGIGEIIGGSQREERLDVLERRIEAQGMPKESLWWYLDLRRFGTVEHAGFGLGFERLVQFITGMANIRDVIPFPRTPLNAEF